A portion of the Vulpes vulpes isolate BD-2025 chromosome 5, VulVul3, whole genome shotgun sequence genome contains these proteins:
- the CTNND1 gene encoding catenin delta-1 isoform X13, protein MQEPGQIVETYTEEDPEGAMSVVSVETSDDGTTRRTETTVKKVVKTVTTRTVQPVPVGPDGLPVDASSVSNNYIQTLGRDFRKNGNGGPGPYVGQAGTATLPRNFHYPPDGYSRHYEDGYPGSSDNYGSLSRVTRIEERYRPSMEGYRAPSRQDVYGPQPQVRVGGSSVDLHRFHPEPYGLEDDQRSMGYDDLDYGMMSDYGTARRTGTPSDPRRRLRSYEDMIGEEVPSDQYYWAPLAQHERGSLASLDSLRKGGPPPPNWRQPELPEVIAMLGFRLDAVKSNAAAYLQHLCYRNDKVKTDVRKLKGIPVLVGLLDHPKKEVHLGACGALKNISFGRDQDNKIAIKNCDGVPALVRLLRKARDMDLTEVITGTLWNLSSHDSIKMEIVDHALHALTDEVIIPHSGWEREPNEDCKPRHIEWESVLTNTAGCLRNVSSERSEARRKLRECDGLVDALIFIVQAEIGQKDSDSKLVENCVCLLRNLSYQVHREIPQAERYQEAPPSVANNTGPHAASCFGAKKGKGKKPTEDPANDTVDFPKRTSPARGYELLFQPEVVRIYISLLKESKTPAILEASAGAIQNLCAGRWTYGRYIRSALRQEKALSAIADLLTNEHERVVKAASGALRNLAVDARNKELIGKHAIPNLVKNLPGGQQSSSQNFSEDTVVSLLNTINEVIAENLEAAKKLRETQGIEKLVLINKSGNRSEKEVRAAALVLQTIWGYKELRKPLEKEGWKKSDFQVNLNNASRSQSSHSYDDTTLPLIDRNQKTDNNYSTLNERGDHNRTLDRSGDLGEMEPLKGTPLMQKI, encoded by the exons ATGCAGGAACCAGGGCAGATTGTGGAGACCTACACAGAGGAGGACCCTGAGGGAGCTATGTCTGTCGTCTCTGTGGAGACCTCTGATGATGGAACTACTCGGCGCACAGAGACCACA GTCAAGAAAGTGGTGAAGACTGTGACAACACGGACAGTACAGCCAGTCCCTGTGGGACCAGATGGGCTGCCTGTGGATGCCTCATCAGTTTCTAACAACTATATACAGACTTTGGGGCGTGACTTCCGCAAGAATGGCAATGGGGGACCTGGTCCCTATGTGGGGCAAGCAGGCACTGCTACCCTTCCCAGGAACTTCCACTATCCTCCTGATGGATATAGCCGCCACTATGAAGATGGTTATCCCGGTAGCAGTGACAACTATGGCAGTCTGTCCCGGGTGACCCGCATTGAGGAGCGGTACAGGCCCAGTATGGAAGGTTATCGGGCACCTAGTAGGCAGGATGTGTATGGGCCTCAGCCCCAGGTTCGGGTAGGTGGGAGCAGTGTGGATCTGCATCGTTTTCACCCGGAGCCTTATGGGCTAGAGGATGACCAGCGTAGCATGGGCTATGATGATTTGGATTATGGCATGATGTCCGATTATGGCACTGCCCGTCGGACTGGGACACCCTCTGATCCTCGCCGACGACTCAG GAGCTATGAAGACATGATTGGTGAGGAGGTGCCTTCGGACCAGTACTATTGGGCTCCTCTGGCCCAGCACGAACGGGGAAGTTTAGCAAGCTTGGATAGCCTGCGCAAGGGGGGGCCTCCACCCCCTAACTGGAGACAGCCAGAGCTGCCTGAGGTGATAGCCATGTTAGGATTCCGCTTGGATGCCGTCAAGTCTAACGCAGCTGCATACCTGCAGCACTTGTGCTATCGCAATGACAAGGTGAAGACTGATGTTCGGAAGCTCAAGGGGATCCCAGTACTGGTGGGATTGTTAGACCACCCTAAAAAGGAAGTGCACCTTGGAGCATGTGGAGCTCTCAAGAATATCTCTTTTGGGCGTGACCAGGATAACAAGATTGCCATAAAAAACTGTGATGGTGTTCCTGCCCTTGTGCGATTGCTCCGAAAGGCTCGTGATATGGACCTCACCGAAGTCATCACCG GAACCCTGTGGAATCTCTCATCCCATGACTCAATCAAAATGGAGATTGTGGACCATGCATTGCATGCGTTGACAGATGAAGTGATCATCCCACATTCTGGTTGGGAGCGGGAACCTAATGAAGATTGCAAGCCACGCCATATTGAATGGGAGTCAGTGCTCACCAACACAGCTGGCTGTCTTAG gAATGTCAGCTCAGAGAGGAGTGAAGCTCGTCGGAAACTTCGGGAATGTGATGGTTTAGTGGATGCCCTCATTTTCATTGTTCAGGCTGAGATTGGGCAGAAGGATTCAGACAGCAAG CTTGTGGAGAACTGTGTTTGCCTTCTTCGGAATCTGTCCTATCAAGTGCACCGGGAGATCCCACAGGCAGAGCGTTACCAAGAGGCACCTCCCAGTGTTGCCAACAATACTGGGCCACATGCTGCCAGTTGCTTTGGGGCCAAGAAGGGCAAAG ggaaaaaaccCACAGAGGATCCAGCGAATGATACAGTGGATTTCCCTAAAAGAACTAGTCCAGCTCGAg GCTATGAGCTTTTATTTCAGCCAGAGGTAGTTCGGATATACATCTCACTCCTCAAAGAGAGCAAGACTCCTGCCATCCTAGAAGCCTCAGCTGGAGCCATCCAGAACTTGTGTGCTGGGCGCTGGACG TATGGCCGATACATTCGCTCTGCTCTGCGTCAAGAGAAGGCTCTTTCTGCCATCGCTGACCTCCTGACCAATGAACACGAGCGGGTAGTGAAAGCTGCATCTGGAGCACTGAGAAATCTGGCCGTGGATGCTCGCAACAAAGAACTTATTG GTAAACATGCTATTCCCAACTTGGTAAAGAATCTGCCAGGAGGGCAGCAGAGCTCTTCCCAGAATTTCTCTGAGGACACTGTGGTCTCTCTCTTGAACACCATCAACGAGGTTATTGCTGAGAACCTGGAGGCTGCCAAAAAGCTTCGAGAGACACAGGGCATTGAGAAGCTGGTGTTGATCAACAAATCAGG GAACCGTTCAGAAAAAGAAGTCCGAGCAGCAGCACTTGTATTACAGACGATCTGGGGCTATAAGGAACTACGGAAGCCACTGGAAAAAGAAGGATGGAAGAAATCAGACTTCCAG GTAAATCTAAACAATGCTTCTCGAAGCCAGAGCAGTCATTCATATGACGACACCACTCTCCCTCTCATTGACCGGAACCAGAAAACAG
- the CTNND1 gene encoding catenin delta-1 isoform X12: MQEPGQIVETYTEEDPEGAMSVVSVETSDDGTTRRTETTVKKVVKTVTTRTVQPVPVGPDGLPVDASSVSNNYIQTLGRDFRKNGNGGPGPYVGQAGTATLPRNFHYPPDGYSRHYEDGYPGSSDNYGSLSRVTRIEERYRPSMEGYRAPSRQDVYGPQPQVRVGGSSVDLHRFHPEPYGLEDDQRSMGYDDLDYGMMSDYGTARRTGTPSDPRRRLRSYEDMIGEEVPSDQYYWAPLAQHERGSLASLDSLRKGGPPPPNWRQPELPEVIAMLGFRLDAVKSNAAAYLQHLCYRNDKVKTDVRKLKGIPVLVGLLDHPKKEVHLGACGALKNISFGRDQDNKIAIKNCDGVPALVRLLRKARDMDLTEVITGTLWNLSSHDSIKMEIVDHALHALTDEVIIPHSGWEREPNEDCKPRHIEWESVLTNTAGCLRNVSSERSEARRKLRECDGLVDALIFIVQAEIGQKDSDSKLVENCVCLLRNLSYQVHREIPQAERYQEAPPSVANNTGPHAASCFGAKKGKGKKPTEDPANDTVDFPKRTSPARGYELLFQPEVVRIYISLLKESKTPAILEASAGAIQNLCAGRWTYGRYIRSALRQEKALSAIADLLTNEHERVVKAASGALRNLAVDARNKELIGKHAIPNLVKNLPGGQQSSSQNFSEDTVVSLLNTINEVIAENLEAAKKLRETQGIEKLVLINKSGNRSEKEVRAAALVLQTIWGYKELRKPLEKEGWKKSDFQVNLNNASRSQSSHSYDDTTLPLIDRNQKTDKKPDREEIQMSSMGSNTKSLDNNYSTLNERGDHNRTLDRSGDLGEMEPLKGTPLMQKI; encoded by the exons ATGCAGGAACCAGGGCAGATTGTGGAGACCTACACAGAGGAGGACCCTGAGGGAGCTATGTCTGTCGTCTCTGTGGAGACCTCTGATGATGGAACTACTCGGCGCACAGAGACCACA GTCAAGAAAGTGGTGAAGACTGTGACAACACGGACAGTACAGCCAGTCCCTGTGGGACCAGATGGGCTGCCTGTGGATGCCTCATCAGTTTCTAACAACTATATACAGACTTTGGGGCGTGACTTCCGCAAGAATGGCAATGGGGGACCTGGTCCCTATGTGGGGCAAGCAGGCACTGCTACCCTTCCCAGGAACTTCCACTATCCTCCTGATGGATATAGCCGCCACTATGAAGATGGTTATCCCGGTAGCAGTGACAACTATGGCAGTCTGTCCCGGGTGACCCGCATTGAGGAGCGGTACAGGCCCAGTATGGAAGGTTATCGGGCACCTAGTAGGCAGGATGTGTATGGGCCTCAGCCCCAGGTTCGGGTAGGTGGGAGCAGTGTGGATCTGCATCGTTTTCACCCGGAGCCTTATGGGCTAGAGGATGACCAGCGTAGCATGGGCTATGATGATTTGGATTATGGCATGATGTCCGATTATGGCACTGCCCGTCGGACTGGGACACCCTCTGATCCTCGCCGACGACTCAG GAGCTATGAAGACATGATTGGTGAGGAGGTGCCTTCGGACCAGTACTATTGGGCTCCTCTGGCCCAGCACGAACGGGGAAGTTTAGCAAGCTTGGATAGCCTGCGCAAGGGGGGGCCTCCACCCCCTAACTGGAGACAGCCAGAGCTGCCTGAGGTGATAGCCATGTTAGGATTCCGCTTGGATGCCGTCAAGTCTAACGCAGCTGCATACCTGCAGCACTTGTGCTATCGCAATGACAAGGTGAAGACTGATGTTCGGAAGCTCAAGGGGATCCCAGTACTGGTGGGATTGTTAGACCACCCTAAAAAGGAAGTGCACCTTGGAGCATGTGGAGCTCTCAAGAATATCTCTTTTGGGCGTGACCAGGATAACAAGATTGCCATAAAAAACTGTGATGGTGTTCCTGCCCTTGTGCGATTGCTCCGAAAGGCTCGTGATATGGACCTCACCGAAGTCATCACCG GAACCCTGTGGAATCTCTCATCCCATGACTCAATCAAAATGGAGATTGTGGACCATGCATTGCATGCGTTGACAGATGAAGTGATCATCCCACATTCTGGTTGGGAGCGGGAACCTAATGAAGATTGCAAGCCACGCCATATTGAATGGGAGTCAGTGCTCACCAACACAGCTGGCTGTCTTAG gAATGTCAGCTCAGAGAGGAGTGAAGCTCGTCGGAAACTTCGGGAATGTGATGGTTTAGTGGATGCCCTCATTTTCATTGTTCAGGCTGAGATTGGGCAGAAGGATTCAGACAGCAAG CTTGTGGAGAACTGTGTTTGCCTTCTTCGGAATCTGTCCTATCAAGTGCACCGGGAGATCCCACAGGCAGAGCGTTACCAAGAGGCACCTCCCAGTGTTGCCAACAATACTGGGCCACATGCTGCCAGTTGCTTTGGGGCCAAGAAGGGCAAAG ggaaaaaaccCACAGAGGATCCAGCGAATGATACAGTGGATTTCCCTAAAAGAACTAGTCCAGCTCGAg GCTATGAGCTTTTATTTCAGCCAGAGGTAGTTCGGATATACATCTCACTCCTCAAAGAGAGCAAGACTCCTGCCATCCTAGAAGCCTCAGCTGGAGCCATCCAGAACTTGTGTGCTGGGCGCTGGACG TATGGCCGATACATTCGCTCTGCTCTGCGTCAAGAGAAGGCTCTTTCTGCCATCGCTGACCTCCTGACCAATGAACACGAGCGGGTAGTGAAAGCTGCATCTGGAGCACTGAGAAATCTGGCCGTGGATGCTCGCAACAAAGAACTTATTG GTAAACATGCTATTCCCAACTTGGTAAAGAATCTGCCAGGAGGGCAGCAGAGCTCTTCCCAGAATTTCTCTGAGGACACTGTGGTCTCTCTCTTGAACACCATCAACGAGGTTATTGCTGAGAACCTGGAGGCTGCCAAAAAGCTTCGAGAGACACAGGGCATTGAGAAGCTGGTGTTGATCAACAAATCAGG GAACCGTTCAGAAAAAGAAGTCCGAGCAGCAGCACTTGTATTACAGACGATCTGGGGCTATAAGGAACTACGGAAGCCACTGGAAAAAGAAGGATGGAAGAAATCAGACTTCCAG GTAAATCTAAACAATGCTTCTCGAAGCCAGAGCAGTCATTCATATGACGACACCACTCTCCCTCTCATTGACCGGAACCAGAAAACAG
- the CTNND1 gene encoding catenin delta-1 isoform X11, producing MQEPGQIVETYTEEDPEGAMSVVSVETSDDGTTRRTETTVKKVVKTVTTRTVQPVPVGPDGLPVDASSVSNNYIQTLGRDFRKNGNGGPGPYVGQAGTATLPRNFHYPPDGYSRHYEDGYPGSSDNYGSLSRVTRIEERYRPSMEGYRAPSRQDVYGPQPQVRVGGSSVDLHRFHPEPYGLEDDQRSMGYDDLDYGMMSDYGTARRTGTPSDPRRRLRSYEDMIGEEVPSDQYYWAPLAQHERGSLASLDSLRKGGPPPPNWRQPELPEVIAMLGFRLDAVKSNAAAYLQHLCYRNDKVKTDVRKLKGIPVLVGLLDHPKKEVHLGACGALKNISFGRDQDNKIAIKNCDGVPALVRLLRKARDMDLTEVITGTLWNLSSHDSIKMEIVDHALHALTDEVIIPHSGWEREPNEDCKPRHIEWESVLTNTAGCLRNVSSERSEARRKLRECDGLVDALIFIVQAEIGQKDSDSKLVENCVCLLRNLSYQVHREIPQAERYQEAPPSVANNTGPHAASCFGAKKGKGKKPTEDPANDTVDFPKRTSPARGYELLFQPEVVRIYISLLKESKTPAILEASAGAIQNLCAGRWTYGRYIRSALRQEKALSAIADLLTNEHERVVKAASGALRNLAVDARNKELIGKHAIPNLVKNLPGGQQSSSQNFSEDTVVSLLNTINEVIAENLEAAKKLRETQGIEKLVLINKSGNRSEKEVRAAALVLQTIWGYKELRKPLEKEGWKKSDFQVNLNNASRSQSSHSYDDTTLPLIDRNQKTDNNYSTLNERGDHNRTLDRSGDLGEMEPLKGTPLMQDEGQESLEEELDVLVLDDEGDQVSNPSMQKI from the exons ATGCAGGAACCAGGGCAGATTGTGGAGACCTACACAGAGGAGGACCCTGAGGGAGCTATGTCTGTCGTCTCTGTGGAGACCTCTGATGATGGAACTACTCGGCGCACAGAGACCACA GTCAAGAAAGTGGTGAAGACTGTGACAACACGGACAGTACAGCCAGTCCCTGTGGGACCAGATGGGCTGCCTGTGGATGCCTCATCAGTTTCTAACAACTATATACAGACTTTGGGGCGTGACTTCCGCAAGAATGGCAATGGGGGACCTGGTCCCTATGTGGGGCAAGCAGGCACTGCTACCCTTCCCAGGAACTTCCACTATCCTCCTGATGGATATAGCCGCCACTATGAAGATGGTTATCCCGGTAGCAGTGACAACTATGGCAGTCTGTCCCGGGTGACCCGCATTGAGGAGCGGTACAGGCCCAGTATGGAAGGTTATCGGGCACCTAGTAGGCAGGATGTGTATGGGCCTCAGCCCCAGGTTCGGGTAGGTGGGAGCAGTGTGGATCTGCATCGTTTTCACCCGGAGCCTTATGGGCTAGAGGATGACCAGCGTAGCATGGGCTATGATGATTTGGATTATGGCATGATGTCCGATTATGGCACTGCCCGTCGGACTGGGACACCCTCTGATCCTCGCCGACGACTCAG GAGCTATGAAGACATGATTGGTGAGGAGGTGCCTTCGGACCAGTACTATTGGGCTCCTCTGGCCCAGCACGAACGGGGAAGTTTAGCAAGCTTGGATAGCCTGCGCAAGGGGGGGCCTCCACCCCCTAACTGGAGACAGCCAGAGCTGCCTGAGGTGATAGCCATGTTAGGATTCCGCTTGGATGCCGTCAAGTCTAACGCAGCTGCATACCTGCAGCACTTGTGCTATCGCAATGACAAGGTGAAGACTGATGTTCGGAAGCTCAAGGGGATCCCAGTACTGGTGGGATTGTTAGACCACCCTAAAAAGGAAGTGCACCTTGGAGCATGTGGAGCTCTCAAGAATATCTCTTTTGGGCGTGACCAGGATAACAAGATTGCCATAAAAAACTGTGATGGTGTTCCTGCCCTTGTGCGATTGCTCCGAAAGGCTCGTGATATGGACCTCACCGAAGTCATCACCG GAACCCTGTGGAATCTCTCATCCCATGACTCAATCAAAATGGAGATTGTGGACCATGCATTGCATGCGTTGACAGATGAAGTGATCATCCCACATTCTGGTTGGGAGCGGGAACCTAATGAAGATTGCAAGCCACGCCATATTGAATGGGAGTCAGTGCTCACCAACACAGCTGGCTGTCTTAG gAATGTCAGCTCAGAGAGGAGTGAAGCTCGTCGGAAACTTCGGGAATGTGATGGTTTAGTGGATGCCCTCATTTTCATTGTTCAGGCTGAGATTGGGCAGAAGGATTCAGACAGCAAG CTTGTGGAGAACTGTGTTTGCCTTCTTCGGAATCTGTCCTATCAAGTGCACCGGGAGATCCCACAGGCAGAGCGTTACCAAGAGGCACCTCCCAGTGTTGCCAACAATACTGGGCCACATGCTGCCAGTTGCTTTGGGGCCAAGAAGGGCAAAG ggaaaaaaccCACAGAGGATCCAGCGAATGATACAGTGGATTTCCCTAAAAGAACTAGTCCAGCTCGAg GCTATGAGCTTTTATTTCAGCCAGAGGTAGTTCGGATATACATCTCACTCCTCAAAGAGAGCAAGACTCCTGCCATCCTAGAAGCCTCAGCTGGAGCCATCCAGAACTTGTGTGCTGGGCGCTGGACG TATGGCCGATACATTCGCTCTGCTCTGCGTCAAGAGAAGGCTCTTTCTGCCATCGCTGACCTCCTGACCAATGAACACGAGCGGGTAGTGAAAGCTGCATCTGGAGCACTGAGAAATCTGGCCGTGGATGCTCGCAACAAAGAACTTATTG GTAAACATGCTATTCCCAACTTGGTAAAGAATCTGCCAGGAGGGCAGCAGAGCTCTTCCCAGAATTTCTCTGAGGACACTGTGGTCTCTCTCTTGAACACCATCAACGAGGTTATTGCTGAGAACCTGGAGGCTGCCAAAAAGCTTCGAGAGACACAGGGCATTGAGAAGCTGGTGTTGATCAACAAATCAGG GAACCGTTCAGAAAAAGAAGTCCGAGCAGCAGCACTTGTATTACAGACGATCTGGGGCTATAAGGAACTACGGAAGCCACTGGAAAAAGAAGGATGGAAGAAATCAGACTTCCAG GTAAATCTAAACAATGCTTCTCGAAGCCAGAGCAGTCATTCATATGACGACACCACTCTCCCTCTCATTGACCGGAACCAGAAAACAG